AGAACATCATACCGTTCCTCACGCTGGCTTCCGCCGATAATCTCGCCTATACGAGGCACTAGCACATCCATCGCACGAACCGTCTTATCGTCCTCATTCACGCGCATATAGAAGGCTTTTATAGACTTTGGATAGTCCGTCACGACCACCGGTTTCTTGAAAAGCTTTTCAGTCAAATACCGCTCGTGCTCAGTCTGAATATCCATTCCCCACTCGACAGGGAATTCAAAAGTCTCACTGGATTTAAGCAACAAATCAATAGCATCGGTATAAGTGATGCGCTCGAACTTCGATTCCAATACATGATTCAGTGTTGAAATTACAGTTTCATCAATCCACTTGTTAAAGAATTCCAGATCGTCAGGACATTCATCCATTACGCGCTTGATGCAATACTTGAGGAACTCTTCTGCAAGCTGCATATCGCCTTCGAGGTCACAAAAGGCCATCTCCGGCTCGATCATCCAAAATTCTGCCAAATGGCGAGGGGTATTAGAGTTTTCAGCTCTAAAAGTGGGACCGAAAGTATAGACATCGCTGAAAGCCATAGCAAATATCTCGCCTTCGAGTTGACCGCTAACCGTCAGAAAAGCCGGCTTACCGAAGAAGTCGTCATTATAATTAATACGGCCATCTTCCGCTCTAGGCAAGTTCATCATATCAAGAGTGGTCACCCCAAACATCGCCCCAGCGCCTTCACAATCCGATGCGGTTATGATAGGAGTCTGAACATACATGAATCCGCGCTCTTTGAAGAACTGGTGAATGGCAAAGGCGAGCGAGTTACGCACACGAAAGACCGCGCCAAAAGTATTTGAACGAGTTCGAAGGTGAGCGATTTCACGCAGGTATTCGAGCGAATGCCGCTTTTTTGAAAGAGGGTATGTCGTCGCATCAGCCGACCCGAGTACTTCGATGCTTTCCGCTCTAAGTTCAACCGCTTGACCTGCCGCCGGTGATTCAACCAAAGAACCTTTCACTGACAAGCAAGCGCCTGTAGTTACCTGCGATAAAACATCAGCCGGTACAACCCCCTCAGGAATAACCACCTGCAAATTCTTGAAGCACGAACCGTCATTAACTTCGGCAAATG
This window of the bacterium genome carries:
- the asnS gene encoding asparagine--tRNA ligase — its product is MINRGIRVKQALEQPVGTELILNGWVRTRRDSATVSFAEVNDGSCFKNLQVVIPEGVVPADVLSQVTTGACLSVKGSLVESPAAGQAVELRAESIEVLGSADATTYPLSKKRHSLEYLREIAHLRTRSNTFGAVFRVRNSLAFAIHQFFKERGFMYVQTPIITASDCEGAGAMFGVTTLDMMNLPRAEDGRINYNDDFFGKPAFLTVSGQLEGEIFAMAFSDVYTFGPTFRAENSNTPRHLAEFWMIEPEMAFCDLEGDMQLAEEFLKYCIKRVMDECPDDLEFFNKWIDETVISTLNHVLESKFERITYTDAIDLLLKSSETFEFPVEWGMDIQTEHERYLTEKLFKKPVVVTDYPKSIKAFYMRVNEDDKTVRAMDVLVPRIGEIIGGSQREERYDVLVERIREQGLDESAYWWYLDLRRFGSAPHAGFGLGFERMMMFLTGMKNIRDVVPFPRTPKNAEF